From Paracoccus aminovorans, one genomic window encodes:
- a CDS encoding Gfo/Idh/MocA family protein, with protein sequence MTRPVRLAVMGAGLIGKRHAMHVKASADAELACVIDPTPAGEAVARDYGTVWAKSLDAAIGMGLEGVIVATPNQVHMRNGLDCIAAGIPALVEKPLCDNVADAETLVAAADAAGVALLTGHHRRHNLLMQKAKEIIDSGAIGTPVVANAMFWLFKPDDYFDIGWRREKGAGPVFLNLIHDVDNLRYLLGEVAAVTARESNAVRGNAVEETAVILLEFASGALATASVCDTTVAPWSWEMTTGENLAYPRADEHCYLVGGTHGSLALPELDLRTAQGQRSWYAPFDLTRPGIPNEDPLARQVSQFARVIRGKEAPLVSGRDGLETLRVIEAVKRSAAGGGRITL encoded by the coding sequence ATGACCCGGCCCGTCCGTCTGGCCGTCATGGGCGCGGGGCTGATCGGCAAGCGCCATGCCATGCATGTCAAGGCGTCTGCGGATGCCGAACTGGCCTGCGTCATCGACCCGACACCGGCGGGCGAGGCCGTCGCGCGGGATTATGGCACGGTCTGGGCGAAAAGCCTGGATGCGGCCATCGGCATGGGTCTCGAGGGGGTCATCGTGGCGACTCCGAACCAGGTGCATATGCGGAACGGGCTGGATTGCATCGCCGCCGGCATCCCGGCGCTGGTCGAAAAGCCGCTGTGCGACAATGTCGCCGATGCCGAAACGCTGGTCGCTGCGGCGGATGCGGCGGGGGTTGCCTTGCTGACCGGGCATCATCGCCGCCACAATCTGCTGATGCAGAAGGCCAAGGAGATCATCGACTCGGGCGCCATCGGCACGCCGGTCGTCGCCAATGCCATGTTCTGGCTGTTCAAGCCAGACGATTACTTCGACATCGGCTGGCGTCGCGAAAAGGGGGCCGGTCCGGTCTTCCTGAACCTGATCCACGACGTGGACAACCTGCGCTATCTTCTGGGTGAGGTCGCGGCAGTCACCGCGCGGGAATCCAACGCCGTCCGCGGCAACGCGGTCGAGGAGACCGCCGTGATCCTGCTGGAATTCGCTTCTGGCGCGCTGGCCACCGCCTCGGTCTGCGACACGACCGTCGCGCCCTGGAGCTGGGAGATGACCACCGGCGAGAACCTGGCCTATCCGCGCGCGGACGAGCATTGCTATCTGGTCGGCGGCACCCATGGCTCGCTTGCCCTGCCGGAACTGGACCTGCGCACGGCGCAGGGGCAGCGCAGTTGGTATGCGCCCTTCGATCTGACGCGTCCCGGCATCCCGAACGAGGACCCGTTGGCCCGTCAGGTCAGCCAGTTCGCCCGGGTGATCCGGGGCAAGGAGGCGCCGCTGGTCTCGGGCCGGGACGGGCTGGAGACCCTGCGCGTGATCGAGGCCGTCAAGCGTTCCGCCGCCGGTGGCGGACGTATCACTCTTTGA
- a CDS encoding GntR family transcriptional regulator, with protein sequence MPQEPRLTMIDRPGALPASADDGKNTISSQILARLREAIVSSQMPAGSKINLDQVRTQLQVSLSPLREALARLTADGLVLFEDNRGYRVSPVSLTDFQEIARLRDQFETYALREAMIHGDLAWESDVIRALHVVNRTERDAARPETLEAWEAVHREFHLTLISGCGMPVLMRFCSMLLNLHDRYRRTFLRRTSGDRNVMLEHSEIAQAAVARDADFACEKLREHLSRTASNLQRYLAEHGID encoded by the coding sequence ATGCCGCAAGAACCTCGCCTGACGATGATCGACCGCCCCGGCGCGCTTCCGGCTTCGGCCGATGACGGCAAGAACACGATATCGAGCCAGATCCTTGCCCGGCTGCGCGAAGCCATTGTCTCGAGCCAGATGCCGGCCGGGTCCAAGATCAACCTGGACCAGGTGAGAACCCAGCTTCAGGTCAGCCTCAGCCCTTTGCGCGAAGCCTTGGCGCGGCTGACGGCGGACGGGCTGGTGCTGTTCGAGGACAATCGCGGCTATCGCGTTTCTCCGGTTTCGCTCACCGATTTTCAGGAAATCGCCCGGCTTCGCGACCAGTTCGAGACCTATGCGCTGCGCGAGGCCATGATCCATGGCGACCTGGCCTGGGAAAGCGACGTGATCCGCGCCCTGCATGTCGTGAACCGCACCGAGCGGGATGCGGCCCGTCCCGAGACATTGGAAGCCTGGGAGGCGGTGCACCGCGAGTTCCATCTGACGCTGATCTCGGGCTGCGGCATGCCGGTGCTGATGCGCTTCTGTTCGATGCTGCTCAATCTGCACGACCGCTACCGGCGGACCTTCCTGCGGCGGACGTCGGGCGACCGGAATGTCATGCTGGAGCACAGCGAGATCGCACAGGCCGCCGTGGCGCGCGACGCAGATTTCGCCTGCGAGAAGCTGCGCGAGCACCTGTCGCGCACGGCTTCCAACCTGCAGCGCTATCTGGCCGAGCACGGGATCGACTAG
- the typA gene encoding translational GTPase TypA — protein MDIRNIAIIAHVDHGKTTLVDQLLKQSGSFRENQAVAERVMDSNDIERERGITILAKATSVEWKGSRINIVDTPGHADFGGEVERILSMVDGVCLLVDAAEGPMPQTKFVTSKALALGLKPIVVLNKVDKPAADPDNALNEVFDLFANLGASDEQLDFPHLYASGIGGWADETLDGPRQDMSALFDMVLRHVEPPKQVARQDEPFQMLATTLGADPFIGRILTGRVEAGRAKAGDTIKALSRDGERIEQFRISKVLAFRGLTQAPIDEAVAGDIVTIAGMSKATVADTLCALDVETALPAQPIDPPTISVTFGINDSPLAGRDGNKVQSRVIRERLMKEAETNVAIKVEDTPGGDAFVVSGRGELQMGVLIENMRREGFELSISRPRVIFQDIDGVRHEPIEEAIIDVDDEYTGAVIDKLTGARKGDLVEMKPAGHGKTRIVAHVPSRGLIGYQGEFMTDTRGNGVLNRIFHSWAPYKGPIQGRRQGVLISMEDGVSVAYALWNLEERGKMFIGAQEQVYQGMIIGEHSRDNDLEVNPLKGKKLTNVRASGTDEAVRLTPPVRMSLEEAIAYIDDDELVEVTPKSIRLRKRHLDPHERKRQSRADG, from the coding sequence ATGGACATCCGCAATATCGCGATCATCGCCCACGTCGACCACGGCAAGACCACGCTGGTCGACCAGCTGCTGAAGCAATCGGGCAGCTTCCGCGAGAACCAGGCCGTGGCCGAGCGGGTGATGGACAGCAACGACATCGAGCGCGAGCGCGGCATCACCATCCTGGCCAAGGCCACCTCGGTCGAGTGGAAAGGCTCCCGCATCAACATCGTCGACACCCCCGGCCACGCCGATTTCGGCGGCGAGGTCGAGCGCATCCTGTCGATGGTGGACGGCGTCTGCCTGCTGGTCGATGCGGCCGAAGGTCCCATGCCGCAGACCAAGTTCGTGACCTCCAAGGCCCTGGCGCTTGGGCTGAAGCCCATCGTGGTGCTGAACAAGGTCGACAAGCCCGCCGCCGACCCGGACAACGCGCTGAACGAGGTGTTCGACCTGTTCGCCAACCTCGGCGCCAGTGACGAACAGCTCGATTTCCCGCATCTTTACGCGTCTGGCATCGGCGGCTGGGCCGACGAGACCCTGGATGGTCCGCGTCAGGACATGTCGGCGCTGTTCGACATGGTTCTGCGCCATGTCGAGCCGCCGAAACAGGTCGCCCGCCAAGACGAGCCGTTCCAGATGCTCGCTACCACGCTGGGCGCCGATCCGTTCATCGGCCGCATCCTGACCGGCCGCGTCGAGGCCGGCCGCGCCAAGGCCGGCGACACGATCAAGGCGCTGTCGCGCGACGGCGAACGCATCGAGCAGTTCCGCATCTCGAAGGTTCTAGCCTTTCGCGGCCTGACCCAAGCCCCGATCGACGAAGCCGTCGCCGGCGACATCGTCACCATCGCCGGCATGTCCAAGGCGACCGTGGCCGACACGCTTTGCGCGCTGGATGTGGAAACCGCCCTGCCCGCCCAGCCCATCGATCCGCCGACCATCAGCGTCACCTTCGGCATCAACGACAGCCCGCTGGCCGGCCGCGACGGCAACAAGGTGCAGTCCCGCGTCATCCGCGAGCGGTTGATGAAAGAGGCCGAGACCAATGTCGCCATCAAGGTCGAGGATACGCCCGGCGGCGACGCCTTCGTGGTCTCGGGCCGCGGCGAATTGCAGATGGGCGTGCTGATCGAGAACATGCGCCGCGAAGGCTTCGAGCTCTCGATCTCGCGCCCGCGCGTCATCTTCCAGGACATCGACGGCGTGCGTCACGAGCCGATCGAGGAAGCCATCATCGACGTCGATGACGAATATACCGGCGCGGTGATCGACAAGCTGACCGGCGCCCGCAAGGGCGACCTGGTCGAGATGAAACCCGCCGGCCACGGCAAGACCCGCATCGTCGCCCATGTCCCCTCGCGCGGGCTGATCGGCTATCAGGGCGAATTCATGACCGACACGCGCGGCAACGGCGTGCTGAACCGCATCTTCCACAGCTGGGCACCCTACAAGGGCCCGATCCAGGGCCGCCGCCAGGGCGTGCTGATCTCGATGGAGGACGGCGTCTCCGTGGCCTATGCGCTGTGGAACCTGGAAGAGCGCGGCAAGATGTTCATCGGCGCGCAGGAACAGGTCTATCAGGGCATGATCATCGGCGAGCATTCGCGCGACAACGACCTGGAAGTGAACCCGCTGAAGGGCAAGAAGCTGACCAACGTGCGCGCCTCGGGCACGGACGAGGCGGTGCGGCTGACGCCGCCGGTCCGCATGTCGCTGGAAGAAGCCATCGCCTATATCGACGACGACGAGCTGGTCGAGGTCACGCCGAAAAGCATCCGCCTGCGCAAGCGCCACCTCGATCCGCATGAACGCAAGCGACAGTCGCGCGCCGATGGCTGA
- a CDS encoding amino acid ABC transporter ATP-binding protein, which translates to MDDILIRMENVEKWYGGFHALKNINLKVRRGEKIVLCGPSGSGKSTLIRCINHLETIKSGRITVDGTALTDSKQAVDMVRREVGMCFQQFNLFPHKTVLENCMLAPMRVRKLSREAAEATARKFLDRVRIGNQADKYPAQLSGGQQQRVAIARALCMEPKAMLFDEPTSALDPEMVKEVLDTMIGLAQDGMTMICVTHEMGFARQVADRVIFMAEGEIIEEAEPNAFFSNPRHERTRAFLGEILAHH; encoded by the coding sequence ATGGACGACATCCTGATCCGCATGGAGAACGTCGAGAAATGGTATGGCGGTTTCCATGCGCTGAAGAACATCAACCTGAAAGTCCGGCGCGGCGAAAAGATCGTGCTTTGCGGACCGTCGGGGTCCGGGAAATCGACGCTGATCCGCTGCATCAACCATCTTGAGACCATCAAGTCGGGGCGGATTACGGTCGACGGCACGGCGCTGACCGACAGCAAGCAGGCGGTCGACATGGTCCGGCGCGAGGTCGGGATGTGCTTTCAACAGTTCAACCTGTTTCCGCACAAGACCGTTCTGGAAAACTGCATGCTGGCGCCGATGCGGGTGCGCAAGCTGTCGCGCGAGGCGGCCGAGGCCACGGCACGCAAGTTCCTGGACCGGGTGCGCATCGGCAACCAGGCGGACAAGTATCCCGCGCAACTGTCCGGCGGCCAGCAGCAGCGGGTCGCCATCGCGCGCGCGCTCTGCATGGAGCCGAAGGCGATGCTGTTCGACGAGCCGACCTCGGCACTGGACCCCGAGATGGTCAAGGAGGTGCTGGATACCATGATCGGGCTGGCCCAGGACGGCATGACCATGATCTGCGTCACGCATGAGATGGGCTTCGCCCGCCAGGTCGCGGACCGGGTGATCTTCATGGCCGAGGGCGAGATCATCGAGGAAGCCGAGCCGAACGCGTTCTTCAGCAACCCGCGGCACGAGCGCACACGCGCCTTCCTGGGCGAGATACTGGCGCATCACTGA
- a CDS encoding amino acid ABC transporter permease: MNALDFSVILERWPELLRGTMATLGLALAGMALAMIIGVAGVAIRRSGSRIGRAVVVGFVEIIRNTPFLVQIFFIFFALPLAGVRLNPTTTAIIALGLNGGAYAIEIIRGGVESIPRGQTEAGLALGLHQGEIFRMIILRPALRAIYPSLCSQFILLTLTTSICTSISAYELTQVAQRIDGDTFRSFEVYFTVTAIYLAVSWMIMALLGFIGSRAFSYPTR; encoded by the coding sequence ATGAACGCGCTAGACTTCAGCGTGATCCTTGAGCGCTGGCCCGAGCTGTTGCGGGGCACGATGGCGACGCTGGGCCTTGCCCTGGCGGGCATGGCGCTGGCCATGATCATCGGCGTGGCCGGGGTCGCGATCCGCCGGTCGGGCAGCCGCATCGGCCGGGCCGTCGTGGTCGGCTTCGTCGAGATCATCCGCAACACCCCGTTTCTGGTGCAGATCTTCTTCATCTTCTTCGCGCTGCCGCTGGCCGGCGTGCGGCTGAACCCGACCACCACCGCCATCATCGCGCTTGGCCTGAACGGCGGCGCCTATGCCATCGAGATCATCCGCGGCGGCGTGGAAAGCATCCCGCGCGGACAGACCGAGGCCGGGCTGGCGCTGGGGCTGCATCAGGGCGAGATCTTTCGCATGATCATCCTGCGGCCGGCGCTGCGCGCGATCTATCCCTCGCTTTGCAGCCAGTTCATCCTGCTGACGCTGACCACGTCGATCTGCACCTCGATCTCGGCCTATGAACTGACGCAGGTCGCGCAACGCATCGACGGCGACACCTTCCGCAGCTTCGAGGTCTATTTCACCGTCACGGCCATCTATCTGGCGGTGTCCTGGATGATCATGGCTCTGCTGGGTTTCATCGGCAGCCGTGCCTTCAGCTATCCCACGCGCTGA
- the aroQ gene encoding type II 3-dehydroquinate dehydratase, with protein MTKTVYILNGPNLNLLGKRQPHIYGHVTLADVEADCTALGAELGVAIRFLQSNHEGQIIDWVHEARENGAGIVINPAAFTHTSVAILDALNTFEGPVIEVHISNVHKRESFRHHSYVSLRADGVIAGCGTEGYGLGLRRVASRLSGGAK; from the coding sequence ATGACGAAGACCGTCTATATCCTGAACGGCCCCAACCTGAACCTGCTGGGCAAGCGCCAGCCGCATATCTATGGCCATGTCACCCTGGCCGATGTCGAGGCGGATTGCACCGCCCTGGGCGCCGAACTGGGCGTCGCGATCCGGTTCCTGCAATCCAACCATGAAGGCCAGATCATCGACTGGGTGCACGAGGCGCGCGAGAACGGCGCCGGCATCGTCATCAACCCCGCAGCCTTCACGCATACTTCGGTCGCAATCTTGGACGCGCTGAACACATTCGAGGGCCCGGTCATCGAGGTGCATATCTCGAACGTCCATAAGCGCGAGAGTTTCCGGCATCACTCCTATGTCTCGCTGCGCGCCGATGGCGTCATCGCCGGCTGCGGCACCGAAGGCTACGGCCTGGGCCTGCGCCGTGTCGCCAGCCGGCTGAGCGGGGGCGCGAAATGA
- a CDS encoding TIGR01244 family sulfur transferase — MNLRQLTPDLAVAPQILPEDLPALAEAGFRVLINNRPDDEVGPEADDAAMRAAAEAAGMTYVFNPFTPGRITPEMISLQAEALAASGPKLAYCRSGNRSTVLWALAQAGKEPVADLIGTAAKAGYDISGVRPLIESLAAQAD, encoded by the coding sequence ATGAACCTGCGCCAACTGACCCCCGATCTGGCCGTCGCGCCGCAGATCCTGCCCGAGGACCTGCCTGCCCTCGCCGAAGCCGGTTTTCGCGTGCTGATCAACAACCGTCCCGACGATGAGGTGGGCCCCGAGGCCGATGACGCCGCCATGCGCGCCGCCGCCGAGGCCGCCGGCATGACTTATGTCTTCAACCCCTTTACCCCGGGCCGGATCACGCCCGAGATGATCTCACTGCAGGCCGAGGCCCTGGCCGCAAGCGGACCGAAACTGGCTTATTGCCGCTCGGGCAACCGCTCGACCGTGCTCTGGGCCCTGGCGCAAGCGGGCAAGGAACCAGTGGCGGACCTGATCGGCACCGCGGCGAAGGCCGGCTACGACATTTCGGGTGTGCGACCCCTGATCGAATCGCTGGCGGCGCAGGCGGACTGA
- a CDS encoding sugar phosphate isomerase/epimerase family protein, translating into MKPEKRPIGLAHFSAIDLPPAELVSAAAGAGFDAVGLRLFPAFLGAPCYAVPQGSDAARELRLRLDDTGLEVFDIEFVVLDADFQPRSVLPVLEDAAALGAQRLSVCGQDSDRTRLTDNVAALCAVAAEVGMSVDLENMGWRPVRSVADSLDVVQASGAANAGVLIDALHLFRNGGSLETVSALPAGFVRHAQLCDLSGPDPETDEDQIQEARAGRFAPGAGELPLTGLVAALPGDARISVEVPLGPGQDPAAHLAALRQGVRRVMGA; encoded by the coding sequence ATGAAACCGGAAAAACGCCCCATCGGTCTGGCGCATTTCTCGGCCATCGACCTGCCCCCGGCCGAGCTGGTTTCCGCCGCGGCGGGCGCCGGGTTCGATGCGGTCGGCTTGCGGCTGTTTCCCGCCTTTCTCGGCGCGCCGTGCTACGCCGTGCCGCAGGGCAGCGACGCCGCGCGCGAACTGCGGTTGCGTCTGGACGACACCGGCCTGGAAGTCTTCGACATCGAATTCGTGGTGCTGGATGCCGATTTCCAGCCGCGCTCGGTCTTGCCGGTGCTGGAGGATGCCGCAGCCCTCGGGGCGCAGCGATTGAGTGTCTGCGGGCAGGACAGCGACCGCACGCGCCTGACCGACAATGTCGCCGCGCTCTGTGCCGTGGCTGCAGAGGTCGGGATGTCGGTCGATCTGGAAAACATGGGCTGGCGCCCGGTGCGCAGCGTCGCCGACAGTCTGGATGTGGTTCAGGCCTCTGGCGCGGCGAATGCGGGGGTCTTGATCGACGCGCTGCATCTGTTCCGCAATGGCGGCAGCCTGGAGACGGTTTCCGCTTTGCCGGCCGGGTTCGTGCGGCACGCCCAGCTTTGCGATCTGAGCGGCCCAGACCCCGAAACCGACGAGGACCAGATTCAGGAGGCGCGCGCGGGCCGCTTTGCCCCCGGCGCAGGGGAATTGCCGCTGACCGGACTGGTTGCCGCCTTGCCCGGCGATGCCCGGATCTCGGTCGAGGTGCCGCTTGGGCCGGGACAGGATCCGGCCGCGCATCTTGCCGCGCTAAGGCAGGGCGTCCGGCGGGTCATGGGGGCCTGA
- a CDS encoding UvrD-helicase domain-containing protein → MSRATGCPQRILAVTLTEAAASELLERIRAGLLAEGQISEAMAVGRAYVSTGAAAADRTCAGGRCLAPAAPFGRCRA, encoded by the coding sequence GTGTCGAGGGCGACGGGATGCCCCCAGCGGATCCTTGCCGTGACCTTAACCGAGGCCGCCGCCAGCGAGTTGCTCGAGCGTATCCGGGCCGGGCTGCTGGCCGAGGGGCAGATCTCCGAGGCCATGGCGGTAGGGCGTGCCTATGTCTCGACTGGGGCTGCGGCTGCTGACCGAACATGCGCTGGCGGCAGGTGCCTCGCCCCAGCCGCGCCATTTGGGCGATGCCGAGCGTGA
- a CDS encoding transporter substrate-binding domain-containing protein, whose protein sequence is MFSHLKSGISRRLGLAAGIALAALFVQDAQARSVEDTKASGTIRIGIQGDNCPWGCINSSGAADGYDSDMGKAFADYLGVKAEFVPLAVANRIPALTTDKVDVLFATMGMTAERAKSIQYSQPYAANQMSVVGPVDMDLSTPEALAGHVFGVPRAASQDTALTAVAPSGTQIRRFDDDAATIQALLSGQVEAVGANQFYINRLEDAAPGRYKVQLPLVEHYNGVGTRLGEQDWNQTVNSFLDAFMQSPEYKAIYNKWMNMDPPQYPAEMDGIPYTIQN, encoded by the coding sequence ATGTTTAGTCATCTGAAATCCGGAATATCCCGCCGCCTGGGTCTTGCCGCAGGCATCGCCCTTGCGGCGCTGTTCGTGCAGGACGCCCAGGCCCGCTCGGTCGAGGACACCAAGGCCTCGGGCACGATCCGCATCGGCATCCAGGGCGACAACTGTCCCTGGGGCTGCATCAACTCGTCCGGCGCGGCCGATGGCTATGACTCGGACATGGGCAAGGCCTTTGCGGATTATCTGGGGGTCAAGGCCGAGTTCGTGCCGCTGGCGGTGGCGAACCGCATCCCGGCCCTGACCACCGACAAGGTCGACGTGCTGTTTGCCACCATGGGCATGACGGCCGAGCGCGCCAAGTCGATCCAGTATTCGCAGCCCTATGCCGCGAACCAGATGTCGGTGGTCGGCCCGGTCGATATGGACCTGTCCACCCCGGAAGCCTTGGCGGGCCATGTCTTCGGCGTGCCCCGCGCCGCCTCGCAGGATACGGCGCTGACCGCCGTGGCTCCCTCGGGGACCCAGATCCGCCGCTTCGACGACGATGCGGCGACGATCCAGGCCTTGCTTTCGGGCCAGGTCGAAGCTGTCGGCGCGAACCAGTTCTACATCAACCGGCTCGAAGACGCGGCACCGGGTCGCTACAAGGTGCAGCTGCCCCTGGTCGAACATTACAACGGCGTCGGCACCCGTCTGGGCGAGCAGGACTGGAACCAGACGGTCAACAGCTTCCTCGACGCGTTCATGCAATCGCCGGAATACAAGGCCATCTACAACAAGTGGATGAACATGGATCCGCCGCAGTATCCGGCCGAAATGGACGGCATTCCCTACACCATCCAGAACTGA
- the gph gene encoding phosphoglycolate phosphatase (PGP is an essential enzyme in the glycolate salvage pathway in higher organisms (photorespiration in plants). Phosphoglycolate results from the oxidase activity of RubisCO in the Calvin cycle when concentrations of carbon dioxide are low relative to oxygen. This enzyme is a member of the Haloacid Dehalogenase (HAD) superfamily of aspartate-nucleophile hydrolase enzymes (PF00702).), producing the protein MNVCFAPCPVVFDLDGTLIDSAPDIHASVNAVLRLRGVRPLTLDQVRGFIGGGVDLLWRRVIGATALPVEAHRDLVASFMTRYHEATGLTRLYPNAVEALGILADRGYPLGLCTNKPMAPTRAVLEHFGIAGLFGVVIGGDSLPQRKPDPAPLRAAFLALGADPETPRGLYVGDSEFDEECARNAGIPFLLYTRGYRKLPVDRMLHRASFDDFARLPLLVEEAAAVG; encoded by the coding sequence ATGAACGTCTGCTTTGCACCCTGTCCGGTGGTCTTCGACCTTGACGGCACGCTGATCGACAGCGCCCCGGACATCCATGCCAGCGTCAATGCGGTGCTGCGGCTACGCGGCGTGCGGCCGCTGACGCTGGACCAGGTGCGCGGCTTCATCGGCGGCGGCGTCGATCTGCTGTGGCGGCGCGTGATCGGCGCGACCGCGCTGCCGGTCGAGGCGCATCGCGACCTAGTGGCCTCGTTCATGACCCGCTATCACGAGGCGACCGGCCTGACCCGGCTTTACCCCAATGCGGTCGAGGCCTTGGGCATCCTCGCCGACCGCGGCTATCCGCTGGGCCTTTGCACCAACAAACCCATGGCGCCGACGCGCGCGGTACTGGAGCATTTCGGCATCGCCGGCCTGTTCGGCGTGGTGATCGGCGGCGATTCCCTGCCGCAGCGCAAGCCCGACCCGGCACCGCTGCGCGCCGCCTTCCTGGCCTTGGGCGCCGACCCCGAGACGCCGCGCGGCCTCTATGTCGGCGACAGCGAATTCGACGAGGAATGCGCCCGCAATGCCGGCATTCCCTTCCTGCTCTACACCCGCGGCTATCGCAAGCTGCCGGTCGACCGGATGCTGCATCGCGCCAGCTTCGACGATTTCGCCCGGCTGCCGCTGCTGGTCGAAGAAGCGGCGGCGGTGGGCTGA
- a CDS encoding thioredoxin family protein codes for MAVRPPVCDFGAKMPDFTLPDPDGKPVRLADILGPRGTLVMFICNHCPYVQAVIDRIQRDAAELQSLGIGVVAISANDVQDYPQDAPEQMKAEALRHGFSFPYLYDESQQVARAYGAECTPDFFGYNADGELQYRGRLDASGRSPAAPDARRDLFEAMVQIAETGQGPRDQVPSMGCSIKWRA; via the coding sequence ATGGCCGTCCGTCCTCCCGTCTGCGACTTCGGCGCGAAGATGCCGGATTTTACGCTGCCCGATCCTGATGGCAAGCCTGTGCGGCTGGCCGATATCCTCGGGCCGCGCGGCACGCTGGTCATGTTCATCTGCAACCACTGTCCCTATGTCCAGGCCGTGATTGATCGCATCCAGCGCGACGCGGCCGAGCTGCAGTCGCTGGGAATCGGAGTCGTCGCCATTTCGGCCAATGACGTCCAGGACTATCCGCAGGACGCGCCCGAGCAGATGAAGGCCGAGGCACTGCGGCACGGCTTCAGTTTTCCTTATCTCTATGACGAAAGCCAGCAGGTCGCGCGGGCCTATGGCGCGGAATGCACGCCGGATTTCTTCGGCTACAATGCCGACGGAGAACTGCAGTATCGCGGCCGGCTGGATGCCTCGGGCCGCAGCCCGGCCGCCCCGGATGCGCGGCGCGACCTGTTCGAGGCCATGGTGCAGATCGCCGAAACCGGCCAAGGTCCGCGGGATCAGGTTCCGTCGATGGGCTGCTCGATCAAATGGAGAGCATGA
- a CDS encoding amino acid ABC transporter permease codes for MPHLGINEITFLAQGLKWTLFLTAIGFAGGIVFGLVIALGRVAENRALRMAAAGWIAVFQGTPLLMQLFVVFFGLPLLGVNVSAWLAVAIALTAHASAFLGEIWRGAIQAIPKGQSEASHALGLHYRSRMFDIILPQALKISLPATVGFLVQLLKGTSLAAIVGFIELTRAGQIVSNQTYQPLFVFGLVGVLYFLMCWPLSHWGRRMEARLAQDPR; via the coding sequence ATGCCGCATCTGGGGATCAACGAGATCACGTTTCTGGCGCAGGGGCTGAAATGGACCCTGTTCCTGACCGCCATCGGCTTTGCCGGCGGCATCGTCTTCGGCCTTGTCATCGCCTTGGGACGGGTGGCCGAAAACCGTGCGCTGCGGATGGCCGCCGCAGGCTGGATCGCCGTCTTTCAGGGCACGCCGCTGCTGATGCAGCTGTTCGTGGTGTTCTTCGGCCTGCCGCTGCTTGGGGTGAATGTCAGCGCCTGGCTGGCGGTGGCGATCGCCCTGACCGCCCATGCCAGCGCCTTCCTGGGCGAGATCTGGCGCGGCGCGATCCAGGCGATCCCGAAAGGCCAGTCCGAGGCCTCGCACGCGCTTGGCCTGCACTACCGCTCGCGGATGTTCGACATCATCCTGCCGCAGGCATTGAAGATTTCCTTGCCCGCCACCGTCGGCTTTCTGGTGCAACTGCTCAAGGGCACCTCTCTGGCCGCCATCGTCGGCTTCATCGAACTGACCCGGGCCGGGCAGATCGTGTCGAACCAGACCTACCAGCCGCTGTTCGTCTTCGGCCTGGTTGGCGTGCTGTATTTCCTGATGTGCTGGCCCCTGTCGCATTGGGGCCGGCGGATGGAGGCGCGGCTGGCGCAGGATCCGCGCTAG